A genomic window from Archaeoglobus profundus DSM 5631 includes:
- the hisD gene encoding histidinol dehydrogenase has product MIVSKSDILSIRKKIDWDFYIEKVKPIVEEVKRRGDEALIEFTMKFDGVRQKYLRVPKEEIDQAYDLVDDEIIDALEIARENIERFHSITAVDRDIKIDFGDCILGKRYTPIESVGVYIPGGRASYPSTALMAGIPAKIAGVERLVACTPPDESGGVKPLTLVACDLAGFDEIYVVGGAQAIAGMAYGTETIEPVEKIVGPGNVYVTAAKLLVQKDVAIDMPAGPSEILIIADETANPKYVAFDCLAQLEHDPNALAIVLTTSKDLAENVERIANAEGGSLNLENLKIVIVESIDEALELSNKIAPEHLSIVCENAEKLLEKVKNAGSVFIGEFSPVACGDYASGTNHILPTSGYARIYSGLSVETFMKHMTYQILTKSALNRIGEAVIRLAKAEGLEFHAKSVEIRLKEE; this is encoded by the coding sequence ATGATTGTCTCAAAGAGCGACATTCTAAGCATTCGAAAAAAAATTGATTGGGATTTCTACATTGAGAAAGTCAAGCCGATAGTTGAAGAGGTTAAAAGGAGAGGGGACGAAGCCCTAATAGAGTTTACGATGAAGTTCGATGGAGTTAGGCAGAAATATCTAAGAGTGCCTAAGGAGGAAATAGATCAAGCTTACGACCTCGTTGATGATGAAATAATAGATGCTCTCGAGATTGCTAGGGAGAACATAGAGAGGTTCCATTCCATAACCGCCGTAGATAGAGACATCAAGATAGATTTCGGTGATTGCATACTGGGAAAGAGGTACACTCCAATAGAATCTGTAGGAGTTTACATACCCGGAGGGAGAGCAAGTTATCCTTCAACTGCTTTAATGGCCGGGATTCCTGCCAAAATAGCCGGAGTCGAAAGGTTGGTAGCCTGCACGCCCCCAGATGAAAGTGGTGGTGTAAAGCCTTTAACGCTTGTAGCTTGCGATCTGGCCGGATTCGATGAGATATACGTCGTTGGAGGAGCACAAGCCATAGCTGGAATGGCTTATGGAACAGAAACCATAGAGCCAGTTGAAAAGATAGTAGGTCCCGGAAACGTATACGTTACTGCGGCTAAGCTCCTAGTTCAGAAGGATGTCGCCATAGATATGCCCGCAGGACCGTCTGAAATCTTGATAATCGCAGATGAAACTGCAAATCCGAAGTACGTTGCATTCGATTGCCTAGCTCAGCTTGAGCACGATCCAAATGCGCTGGCAATAGTTTTAACGACTTCAAAGGATCTGGCTGAAAACGTTGAAAGAATTGCAAATGCTGAAGGTGGTAGCCTAAACCTAGAGAATCTGAAGATTGTAATCGTTGAGTCAATCGATGAAGCTTTAGAGCTTTCGAACAAGATTGCCCCAGAGCATCTCTCAATAGTCTGTGAAAACGCTGAAAAGTTGCTTGAAAAGGTTAAAAACGCTGGCAGTGTTTTTATAGGAGAGTTCAGTCCAGTTGCTTGTGGAGATTATGCAAGCGGAACCAACCATATTCTTCCCACATCCGGATATGCAAGAATTTACTCTGGTTTGAGTGTTGAGACGTTTATGAAGCACATGACGTATCAAATTCTGACAAAGTCCGCACTTAACAGGATTGGAGAGGCCGTAATAAGATTGGCCAAAGCTGAAGGTTTGGAGTTCCATGCCAAGTCTGTTGAGATTAGGCTTAAGGAAGAGTAA